A region from the Patagioenas fasciata isolate bPatFas1 chromosome 27, bPatFas1.hap1, whole genome shotgun sequence genome encodes:
- the LOC139825709 gene encoding butyrophilin subfamily 1 member A1-like produces the protein MMLSSFHSCFSLLVFTVYGLVFQVHELHSAQLKVMGPPGPVIVAMGEDAVLPCRFSPAQSTQDMEVTWFWEQLTTFVHHYRGGQDQNGNQMLEYVGRTELWKDGLTKGSVNLKIFRVQLSDRGNYTCFVASGSDYDEAVVELQVTASGSVPLVALERYQDGGIRVSCRSAGWYPRPQVLWRDPHGQHLPSLSESVTQDQSSLFAVESSIILTRGTKQNVSCWAQNVLDGQEQGSAFYISDPFFHDAHPWIIALGIISVAVVILFIFAVCLFKIKGKLEEKIAMRDTALRKRDAALQKQAEELVWRRYAVPMEKVKVVLDSDTAHRSLVLSDDCKSVRQEEKTLEVTDNPKRFQPWHCVLGREGFTSGRCYWEVEVVDGREWLVGICREDVKRKGMTLFNPEEGFWAVGQWEGHFQALTSPDRTFLSEIQSPKRIHVSLCYEERRVSFFSVDENRPIFTFQETSFEGKPVYPWFWLGSGTQLKVWP, from the exons CTCAGCTCAAAGTGATGGGACCCCCCGGCCCCGTCATCGTGGCCATGGGCGAGGACGCGGTGCTGCCCTGCCGCTTCTCCCCCGCGCAGAGCACGCAAGACATGGAGGTGACCTGGTTTTGGGAGCAGCTCACAACCTTCGTGCATCACTACAGGGGGGGCCAGGACCAGAACGGGAATCAGATGCTGGAATATGTAGGGCGCACAGAGCTGTGGAAGGACGGACTCACCAAGGGCAGCGTGAACTTGAAAATATTTCGCGTCCAACTGTCTGACAGAGGGAATTACACCTGCTTTGTTGCCAGTGGCTCAGACTATGATGAGGCTGTGGTGGAGCTGCAGGTGACAG CCAGCGGCTCTGTCCCACTCGTCGCGCTGGAGCGGTACCAGGACGGGGGGATCCGGGTGTCCTGTCGCTCGGCCGGCTGGTACCCGCGGCCCCAGGTGCTGTGGCGAGATCCCCACGGACAGCATCTCCCGTCCCTCTCGGAAAGCGTCACCCAGGACCAGAGCAGCCTCTTTGCGGTGGAAAGCAGCATCATCCTCACCAGGGGCACGAAGCAGAACGTCTCTTGCTGGGCCCAAAATGTCCTGGATGGCCAAGAACAGGGATCAGCATTTTACATCTCAG atcccTTTTTCCATGACGCCCATCCTTGGATAATTGCCCTGGGCATCATCTCGGTTGCTGTGGTCATTctctttatttttgctgtttgtcTATTTAAAATTAAAG GAAAACTTGAGGAAAAAATAG cgATGCGAGACACAGCACTGCGTAA GCGAGACGCAGCACTGC aGAAGCAAGCTGAAGAACTTG tatggcgAAGATATGCAGTGCCCATGGAAAAAG TGAAGGTGGTTCTGGATTCAGACACAGCCCACCGCTCCCTTGTTCTGTCTGATGACTGCAAAAGTGTGAGACAAGAAGAGAAGACATTGGAGGTCACTGACAACCCCAAGAGATTTCAACCATGGCACTGTGTGTTGGGTCGTGAAGGTTTCACCTCAGGGAGATGCTACTGGGAGGTGGAGGTGGTGGATGGAAGAGAATGGCTTGTGGGAATATGTAGAGAAGATGTGAAAAGGAAGGGCATGACTCTGTTTAATCCAGAGGAGGGTTTCTGGGCAGTGGGGCAGTGGGAAGGTCACTTCCAGGCTCTCACATCTCCTGATCGCActttcctttctgaaatccaGAGTCCCAAGCGGATCCATGTCTCACTGTGTTACGAAGAGAGGCgagtgtcatttttcagtgttgatgagaacaggcccatttTCACATTTCAAGAGACATCATTTGAGGGGAAACCAGTCTACCCTTGGTTCTGGCTGGGTTCTGGGACACAGCTCAAAGTGTGGCCTTGA